The following are encoded together in the Culex pipiens pallens isolate TS chromosome 1, TS_CPP_V2, whole genome shotgun sequence genome:
- the LOC120419265 gene encoding uncharacterized protein LOC120419265 isoform X1 produces the protein MSSYQHEFLKKIQNGANSPTPSTSKRPTKNNKPNTKSSETYPINVQKILHLNETGSTSSQHTVAPISLEQHSENEATITPKKTKLHQQSQTYEMSAKLRKIEETGDSISPSLSTDTVTTAMGQIAIENSAALSPPEIFGKTPETHSEPTFMQLILQKLDNIEQSAVRKEQIDRELLDVSIKTKNKVSRLEKDMVTIKKELADIKRNRGQRNENLLPITSEEYLNQIEENFAEYEEDLRKLFESIPSVSAYGLYRHFCDPLLDHLPKYNMTGKKAPNTTKPEIEPKGAEHLNIFKLLLSVGINRHGLDLDAGRKDMIKAFKTYYDAVDMRLKKLNAKK, from the exons atgAGCTCGTACCAGcatgaatttcttaaaaaaatccaaaatggtgCTAATTCACCAACGCCATCAACATCAAAACGCcctacaaaaaacaacaaaccaaaCACAAAGTCTTCTGAAACTTACCCCATTAATGTGCAGAAAATACTACATTTAAACGAAACAG GTTCTACCTCTTCGCAACACACAGTCGCGCCTATTTCATTGGAACAACACTCGGAAAATGAAGCTACCATAA CtccgaaaaaaactaaattacacCAGCAATCACAAACTTATGAGATGTCAGCAAAACTCCGTAAAATTGAGGAAACCGGTGATA GTATTTCCCCGTCACTGTCTACGGATACAGTTACGACTGCGATGGGACAAATTGCTATTGAAAATTCTGCTG ctTTGAGCCCTCctgaaatatttggaaaaaccCCAGAAACCCATTCCGAACCAACCTTCATGCAGTTAATCCTGCAAAAGCTTGATAATATCG AACAAAGCGCAGTTCGCAAAGAACAGATCGACCGAGAACTGCTCGATGTGAGCATTAAGACCAAAAATAAGGTTAGCAGGCTTGAGAAGGACATGGTTACGATAAAAAAGGAGCTGGCGGATATCAAACGCAATCGTGGCCAACGGAACGAAAACCTTCTCCCAATAACAAGCGAAGAGTACCTCAATCAGATCGAGGAAAACTTTGCGGAATACGAGGAGGACCTGCGTAAATTGTTTGAAAGCATCCCATCGGTATCTGCCTACGGACTGTACCGGCATTTTTGCGACCCGTTGTTGGACCATCTGCCCAAATATAATATGACGGGCAAGAAGGCCCCGAATACGACGAAGCCAGAAATTGAACCAAAAGGAgctgaacatttgaacatttttaagctCTTGTTGT ctgTCGGAATCAACAGACACGGCTTGGACTTAGACGCGGGTCGTAAAGACATGATTAAAGCCTTCAAGACTTATTATGATGCAGTTGATATgcgattgaaaaaattaaatgctaaGAAGTAA
- the LOC120419265 gene encoding uncharacterized protein LOC120419265 isoform X2, whose amino-acid sequence MSSYQHEFLKKIQNGANSPTPSTSKRPTKNNKPNTKSSETYPINVQKILHLNETGSTSSQHTVAPISLEQHSENEATITPKKTKLHQQSQTYEMSAKLRKIEETGISPSLSTDTVTTAMGQIAIENSAALSPPEIFGKTPETHSEPTFMQLILQKLDNIEQSAVRKEQIDRELLDVSIKTKNKVSRLEKDMVTIKKELADIKRNRGQRNENLLPITSEEYLNQIEENFAEYEEDLRKLFESIPSVSAYGLYRHFCDPLLDHLPKYNMTGKKAPNTTKPEIEPKGAEHLNIFKLLLSVGINRHGLDLDAGRKDMIKAFKTYYDAVDMRLKKLNAKK is encoded by the exons atgAGCTCGTACCAGcatgaatttcttaaaaaaatccaaaatggtgCTAATTCACCAACGCCATCAACATCAAAACGCcctacaaaaaacaacaaaccaaaCACAAAGTCTTCTGAAACTTACCCCATTAATGTGCAGAAAATACTACATTTAAACGAAACAG GTTCTACCTCTTCGCAACACACAGTCGCGCCTATTTCATTGGAACAACACTCGGAAAATGAAGCTACCATAA CtccgaaaaaaactaaattacacCAGCAATCACAAACTTATGAGATGTCAGCAAAACTCCGTAAAATTGAGGAAACCG GTATTTCCCCGTCACTGTCTACGGATACAGTTACGACTGCGATGGGACAAATTGCTATTGAAAATTCTGCTG ctTTGAGCCCTCctgaaatatttggaaaaaccCCAGAAACCCATTCCGAACCAACCTTCATGCAGTTAATCCTGCAAAAGCTTGATAATATCG AACAAAGCGCAGTTCGCAAAGAACAGATCGACCGAGAACTGCTCGATGTGAGCATTAAGACCAAAAATAAGGTTAGCAGGCTTGAGAAGGACATGGTTACGATAAAAAAGGAGCTGGCGGATATCAAACGCAATCGTGGCCAACGGAACGAAAACCTTCTCCCAATAACAAGCGAAGAGTACCTCAATCAGATCGAGGAAAACTTTGCGGAATACGAGGAGGACCTGCGTAAATTGTTTGAAAGCATCCCATCGGTATCTGCCTACGGACTGTACCGGCATTTTTGCGACCCGTTGTTGGACCATCTGCCCAAATATAATATGACGGGCAAGAAGGCCCCGAATACGACGAAGCCAGAAATTGAACCAAAAGGAgctgaacatttgaacatttttaagctCTTGTTGT ctgTCGGAATCAACAGACACGGCTTGGACTTAGACGCGGGTCGTAAAGACATGATTAAAGCCTTCAAGACTTATTATGATGCAGTTGATATgcgattgaaaaaattaaatgctaaGAAGTAA
- the LOC120419265 gene encoding uncharacterized protein LOC120419265 isoform X3, translating to MSAKLRKIEETGDSISPSLSTDTVTTAMGQIAIENSAALSPPEIFGKTPETHSEPTFMQLILQKLDNIEQSAVRKEQIDRELLDVSIKTKNKVSRLEKDMVTIKKELADIKRNRGQRNENLLPITSEEYLNQIEENFAEYEEDLRKLFESIPSVSAYGLYRHFCDPLLDHLPKYNMTGKKAPNTTKPEIEPKGAEHLNIFKLLLSVGINRHGLDLDAGRKDMIKAFKTYYDAVDMRLKKLNAKK from the exons ATGTCAGCAAAACTCCGTAAAATTGAGGAAACCGGTGATA GTATTTCCCCGTCACTGTCTACGGATACAGTTACGACTGCGATGGGACAAATTGCTATTGAAAATTCTGCTG ctTTGAGCCCTCctgaaatatttggaaaaaccCCAGAAACCCATTCCGAACCAACCTTCATGCAGTTAATCCTGCAAAAGCTTGATAATATCG AACAAAGCGCAGTTCGCAAAGAACAGATCGACCGAGAACTGCTCGATGTGAGCATTAAGACCAAAAATAAGGTTAGCAGGCTTGAGAAGGACATGGTTACGATAAAAAAGGAGCTGGCGGATATCAAACGCAATCGTGGCCAACGGAACGAAAACCTTCTCCCAATAACAAGCGAAGAGTACCTCAATCAGATCGAGGAAAACTTTGCGGAATACGAGGAGGACCTGCGTAAATTGTTTGAAAGCATCCCATCGGTATCTGCCTACGGACTGTACCGGCATTTTTGCGACCCGTTGTTGGACCATCTGCCCAAATATAATATGACGGGCAAGAAGGCCCCGAATACGACGAAGCCAGAAATTGAACCAAAAGGAgctgaacatttgaacatttttaagctCTTGTTGT ctgTCGGAATCAACAGACACGGCTTGGACTTAGACGCGGGTCGTAAAGACATGATTAAAGCCTTCAAGACTTATTATGATGCAGTTGATATgcgattgaaaaaattaaatgctaaGAAGTAA